TTCTTCGGGCACAATAAAGCTTTCGGAATCCATTTTGTGCTTGGTTAAGTCTTCCACGTCTACGGGTCGGAAAGTTCCTAAACCAACGTGCAGCGTTACAGGAGTTACATTTACCCCTTTAAATTCCAGACGTTTTAACACTTCTTTGGTAAAGTGCAAACCAGCGGTGGGAGCAGCCACGGCGCCTACGTGTTTGGCGTAAACGGTTTGGTAGCGTTCGCGGTCTTCGGGTTGTGCTTCGCGCTTAATGTATTTGGGCAGCGGGGTTTCGCCGAGTTCGTTAATGGTTTTGTAAAATTCTTCGTCGGTGCCATCAAATAAAAACTTAATGGTACGACCACGGGAAGTAGTGTTATCAATTACTTCGGCTACTAAATCGCTTTCGCCGAAATACAGCTTATTACCCACCCGGATTTTCCGGGCCGGATCCACGAGAACATCCCACAGGTGAATGTCTTTATTTAGTTCACGGAGCAAAAATACTTCTATCTTGGCTCCGGTTTTTTCTTTGTTGCCGTACATGCGGGCCGGAAACACTTTGGTATCGTTAATTACCATGGTGTCGCCGTCGTCAAAATAATTTAAAATTTCTTTAAATATTTTATGTTCTATCTTGCCGCTATCGCGGTGTACCACCATCATGCGCGCTTCGTCGCGTTCTTTGGCGGGGTGCATGGCAAGAAGGTTGGCGGGCAGGTCAAATTTAAATTCGGAGAGCTTCATATTTAATATTAACAGTATTAATTTAATATTACGGTATTAAATTTTAAAAAGAGGCGCAAAGTTAGTTAGTTTAGCGCAATTATTATTATTTTTAGAAAAATTACTTCAAAATCTCTTCAAAAAGAATGATTTACCTCCGACTCATTCTGGAAAGTTTCCGGTTCGCCGGACAAGCCTTACGCGCTAACTTGCTGCGTACCATACTTTCGTTGTTGGGGGTAACCATTGGCATTTTTGCTATTATTTCGGTTTTTACCATCGTGGATTCGCTGGAACGCAGCATTCGCAACAGTATGAACT
The sequence above is a segment of the Adhaeribacter swui genome. Coding sequences within it:
- the queA gene encoding tRNA preQ1(34) S-adenosylmethionine ribosyltransferase-isomerase QueA, giving the protein MKLSEFKFDLPANLLAMHPAKERDEARMMVVHRDSGKIEHKIFKEILNYFDDGDTMVINDTKVFPARMYGNKEKTGAKIEVFLLRELNKDIHLWDVLVDPARKIRVGNKLYFGESDLVAEVIDNTTSRGRTIKFLFDGTDEEFYKTINELGETPLPKYIKREAQPEDRERYQTVYAKHVGAVAAPTAGLHFTKEVLKRLEFKGVNVTPVTLHVGLGTFRPVDVEDLTKHKMDSESFIVPEETATLVNQALDNKKRVCSIGTTTLRALESSVSANGRLKPNQGWTDKFIFPPHDFRIANALLTNFHMPESTLLMMAAAFGGYELIMEAYNAAVKEKYNFFSYGDAMLII